The Lewinella sp. 4G2 nucleotide sequence CTACCTCAATACGGTACCCTTCGGTGAAAATGCCTACGGTATCGAGGTCGCTTCCCGCCGCTTTTTCAATAAGCCCGCCGTCGATCTCCGGGCGGAGGAAGCCGCCGTCCTCGTCGGGCTCCTTAAGGCCAATACGACCTACAATCCACGTACTCACCCGCAGGAGAGTCAGGATCGCCGCGACGTTGTCCTGGCCCTCATGGCCCGCAACGGCAGCCTCACCCAGAGCCAATCGGATAGCCTGCGGGCCATTGAGTTGAAGACAGATTACCGCCGCTTTAACGTTGCCGTCGGCAGCGCCCCCCACTTTCGCCAGGTTCTGCGGTCGGAGGTGGAGAAGGCGCTGGTCGGTAAAGTCCACCCCGATCGCCGGCCCTACGACATTGATGGCGACGGGCTACGCATCCACGTGAGCATCAACAGCCACCTCCAGCGCTACGCCGAACAGGCCGTGCGGGAAGAGCTGCCAAAGGCCCAACTCAATTTCTCCCGCGACTGGCGGGGCCATAGCAAAAAGCCGTGGGACAATGCTTTCCGAAACGCCGTCGAACGCAGCAGACCTTACCGCCAATTGGCTGCGGCAGGACTAAGTGAGAAAGAGATTGACGAGGCCCTGGCCCGCCCGAAACCCATGACCATCTACGACCCCATCGCCGTCTCCCGCGTCGATACTACGATGAGCTCCATTGATAGCCTGCGTCACTACTTCACCATGCTGAACGCCGGGATGCTCGTGACCCAGGGCCGGGACGGCGTCGTCCGCGCCTGGGTGGGGGGCATTGATTACGGTTTCGTCCAGTACGACCACGTGAAGGCCAGGCGGCAGATGGGTTCCACCATCAAGCCCGTCGTTTACGCCACGGCTCTGCAGGAGGGTATGATGCCCTGCGAGTACACGCCCGCCCAGCAATTCACCATCGAAGACTTCCAGGATTACCAGCCGCGCAACGCCAATGGTAAGTATGAGGGTGCTTATTCCATGCGTGGCGCGCTGGCGAAATCCGTCAACACCGTCGCCGTCAACGTAGCCGTGCGCACCGGGCTCGACCGTTTTGCCGCGGAGGTTCGGGAGCTCGGAATTGAGGGCGACATCACGGCCAACCCCAGTTTGGCGCTCGGTACGGTCGAGGCCAGTTTGCCCGAGATCAACACGGTCTACAGCAGCTTCGCCAACGGGGGCGTCCGGCCCGACGGCATCCACTTTTTGGATAAGATCACCACCGCCGACGGTACCGTGCTGGTCCAGTTCGAACGGCCCGTAGCTACCAAGCGGGTCATGCCGGATACCGTCGCAGCAACGGCTACCTATTTGCTGGCCGGCGTCGTCAATTCGGGCACTGGGGCCAAACTCCGTAGCCAGTATGGCCTTGCTGGCCCCATCGCCGGCAAAACGGGCACAACGCAAGACCAGAGCGACGGCTGGTTCGTGGGCTTCACGCCCAAATTGGTCGTCAGTACCTGGGTGGGCGCGGAGTACCCGGCGGTTCATTTCCGCACGCTCAGCCGGGGTTCGGCTACCGCTACGGCACTGCCGATCTGGGGTAATTTCATGCGCAAGTTGCAGGATGCCAAGGGCCTCAAATTCTACAAAGGCGGCAACTTCCCGGAGTTAGACGACTTGGCGCTGGCGCTGGTGCAATGTCCGGATTACCTAGAAGAGATGCCCGTCTACTACGTCGACGAGCTGGATGCCGGGGAAGGCCCCATCCCGGGTTCGGTACGGAGCGGGGGAAGAACGGCGCTCGCGCAATTCCCCAGCCAGGACGTTGAACGGATGATGCGCAAAAAACGCCGCCGCAACAACGAGTCCGCCGGCGACTACGCCAACCGGATCGCCCGCTACCTCGAACGGGAACGGGAGAAGGAGGAGCGAAGGAAGAAACGGGGGAAGCTTTGGGTGGAGCGGTTGTTTGGGGGATAGGGTTGTAGATGATTTGTAGGCTGCGGAAGTCGTTGATCCGTCCTAAAATAGATCGATAATTATGAGGATTCCAGGCTGACTGCGGCTTCGTGTGGCTTGATGGTTAAGAGACCTCCGTAGACGCTGGAGTACTGGTGATGAGCGCGCGTTAATCTTGTAATCCAATCGTTCTGATTTAATGTCTCAATGAGGTTTTGGACATGGTCTGCTTTGTCGGCATGAGGTGGTTAAAATCAAAGTATTTCTAGGTTACTGATAACGTTCATTGTTCTAGGCGCTTTGTGACTATGAGTAGGTCTAAGCGCCATTATCCAATGGTCACCCTTCTTAGTACCTGTAAGGATAAATTGCGGAGACGGTAAACGTGATTGGTAATATCTAATCTGGAATAAAAAGCTAGAAGATGAATAAGGTCTAAAAAAATTCATTATTTGTAAAATTTTACTTAGATTGCTATGTAATCTTTATTCTATAACCCGATCAAAATATCCATTTATAACTCATCAGATATTTAAATTGATATTTTAAGAACCAATCTTAAACATCTTACTTTTCAAAATAGCATCCTTTAGTTCTCAAGAAAGGCTGAACTTGACAATTTAGAAAATGCTTGC carries:
- a CDS encoding transglycosylase domain-containing protein is translated as MPRKKPVSGFKAIYTYFGQLGARALRGTYWYIKRSSKWRLAALALAGCLVLGVCTFGFLFLRAQGGAYGKMPTLAELALVENSEASSVISEDGQVIAKYYRVNRISVPLDEISPFVTKGLVATEDSRFFEHQGVDARALFRVLVKTIAMGDRSSGGGSTISQQLAKQLYPRQHNGSLSILKTKIREMIIASRLEEVYTKEELLALYLNTVPFGENAYGIEVASRRFFNKPAVDLRAEEAAVLVGLLKANTTYNPRTHPQESQDRRDVVLALMARNGSLTQSQSDSLRAIELKTDYRRFNVAVGSAPHFRQVLRSEVEKALVGKVHPDRRPYDIDGDGLRIHVSINSHLQRYAEQAVREELPKAQLNFSRDWRGHSKKPWDNAFRNAVERSRPYRQLAAAGLSEKEIDEALARPKPMTIYDPIAVSRVDTTMSSIDSLRHYFTMLNAGMLVTQGRDGVVRAWVGGIDYGFVQYDHVKARRQMGSTIKPVVYATALQEGMMPCEYTPAQQFTIEDFQDYQPRNANGKYEGAYSMRGALAKSVNTVAVNVAVRTGLDRFAAEVRELGIEGDITANPSLALGTVEASLPEINTVYSSFANGGVRPDGIHFLDKITTADGTVLVQFERPVATKRVMPDTVAATATYLLAGVVNSGTGAKLRSQYGLAGPIAGKTGTTQDQSDGWFVGFTPKLVVSTWVGAEYPAVHFRTLSRGSATATALPIWGNFMRKLQDAKGLKFYKGGNFPELDDLALALVQCPDYLEEMPVYYVDELDAGEGPIPGSVRSGGRTALAQFPSQDVERMMRKKRRRNNESAGDYANRIARYLEREREKEERRKKRGKLWVERLFGG